One window from the genome of Lepisosteus oculatus isolate fLepOcu1 chromosome 25, fLepOcu1.hap2, whole genome shotgun sequence encodes:
- the LOC102688828 gene encoding probable glutamate receptor: protein MKGATMLFLCSTVLLLVEFCFAGSSDLKDKSRMRREVKALTVTTIKQEPYTMEKGTEFEGFCIDLLNEIAKKLDFRYNINLVKDGFYGRQDAEGHWNGMVGEVVRGEADLAVAPLTVTAVREKAIEMTKPFMQTGIGIILRKDLVTSEANFFEFLNPFSKETWIGILIAYLVTAFCLCIVARMSPCEWSEPQSEDNHFTLLHSLWYAAGALTLQGAGPQPKALSVRVISTIWWLFTVVLLASYIANFSSMLGSDTTQFSIGSFEDLAKQDVIEYGTLRTSSTLAFFKNSKNPTYRMIYEHMERRQSFVSSMDEGIRRAQEGTFAFIGESVSLDLAVARYCNLLRVPEVIGMRGYSIATSLGSPLVKNLSVAILEMSESGDLDYLRNKWWASTCLQGDVEGSPLKPHSLGGIFLVLAVGLALGVFLAVLELAFKSKMSAEQQRKACCSVFSDELSQRFRSSTVKKTQEPSEKSKA from the exons ATGAAGGGGGCTACAATGCTGTTCCTGTGCTCTACTGTCCTGCTTCTAGTTGAATTCTGCTTTGCAG GGTCTTCTGACTTGAAG GATAAGAGCAGAATGAGACGAGAAGTGAAGGCATTAACAGTCACCACTATAAAG CAAGAGCCATACACAATGGAGAAAGGCACCGAATTTGAAGGCTTCTGCATAGACCTTTTGAATGAGATCGCCAAGAAACTGGACTTCAGATACAACATTAATCTTGTCAAGGACGGATTCTATGGACGTCAGGATGCGGAGGGCCACTGGAACGGAATGGTTGGGGAAGTCGTCCGAGGG GAGGCAGATCTGGCCGTGGCTCCTCTAACTGTCACCGCAGTCAGGGAGAAGGCTATCGAGATGACCAAGCCTTTCATGCAAACTGGCATCGGAATCATCCTGCGCAAGGATCTGGTCACCTCAGAGGCGAACTTCTTCGAGTTCCTCAACCCTTTCTCCAAGGAGACCTGGATTGGGATATTAATTGCTTACTTAGTGACGGCATTCTGCCTCTGCATTGTGGCCAG GATGAGCCCCTGTGAGTGGAGCGAGCCCCAGAGTGAAGACAATCACTTCACACTCCTCCACAGCCTCTGGTACGCCGCTGGAGCCCTGACCCTACAAG GTGCAGGGCCACAGCCAAAAGCCTTGTCTGTGCGAGTTATCAGCACCATCTGGTGGCTGTTCACAGTAGTGCTCCTGGCTTCTTACATTGCCAACTTCAGCTCCATGCTGGGCTCAGACACCACCCAGTTCTCCATCGGGAGCTTCGAGGACCTGGCCAAGCAGGATGTTATTGAGTACGGAACACTGCGAACTTCCTCCACCCTCGCCTTCTTCAAG AACTCCAAGAACCCCACCTACCGCATGATCTATGAGCACATGGAGAGGAGGCAGAGTTTTGTGAGCTCAATGGATGAAGGGATTCGCAGGGCCCAGGAAGGGACCTTCGCTTTCATTGGAGAGTCTGTGTCTTTAGACCTAGCAGTAGCCCGATATTGCAACCTCTTGAGAGTGCCTGAAGTGATTGGGATGAGAGGCTACAGCATTGCAACTTCTCTGG GCTCTCCCTTGGTGAAGAACCTGAGTGTGGCCATTCTGGAGATGAGTGAATCAGGGGACCTAGACTACCTGCGGAACAAGTGGTGGGCCAGTACCTGCCTGCAAGGGGACGTCGAGGGCTCGCCACTCAAGCCTCACAGCCTGGGGGGCATCTTCCTGGTTCTGGCTGTGGGGCTGGCTCTGGGGGTCTTCCTGGCTGTGCTGGAGCTGGCTTTCAAGTCCAAGATGAGTGCGGAGCAGCAGAGA aaagcaTGCTGCTCTGTTTTCTCTGATGAACTGAGTCAGCGCTTCCGAAGCAGCACTGTGAAGAAAACCCAGGAACCCTCAGAGAAGAGCAAAGCATAG